A region from the Bradyrhizobium erythrophlei genome encodes:
- a CDS encoding VOC family protein codes for MLQASLNGMLIDWERAGPERRFEVRVPNVLQAGKFYRGVFGADETFRQETHNGKVFRLGFTIGRIGFAISSEGDIERPLLSSIAEEFGSAFVAVILRVEDPDCMARAAQQAGSGLTRAHQMDPVTVVTDPFGGHWALVKREPVP; via the coding sequence ATGCTCCAAGCGAGTTTGAACGGGATGCTGATCGATTGGGAACGGGCGGGGCCCGAACGACGATTTGAAGTCCGAGTGCCGAACGTCCTGCAGGCGGGTAAATTCTATCGAGGCGTTTTCGGGGCTGACGAAACGTTCCGGCAGGAAACGCATAACGGCAAGGTGTTTCGGCTGGGCTTCACGATCGGACGTATTGGATTCGCTATCTCTTCGGAAGGCGATATTGAGCGGCCTTTGCTCTCTTCAATCGCTGAGGAGTTTGGATCCGCCTTTGTTGCGGTCATACTACGTGTTGAAGATCCAGATTGTATGGCTCGCGCCGCACAGCAGGCCGGCAGCGGACTTACAAGAGCTCATCAGATGGATCCCGTCACAGTCGTTACCGATCCCTTCGGCGGTCATTGGGCATTGGTCAAGCGGGAGCCAGTTCCTTAA